From the genome of Uranotaenia lowii strain MFRU-FL chromosome 1, ASM2978415v1, whole genome shotgun sequence, one region includes:
- the LOC129739547 gene encoding uncharacterized protein LOC129739547 encodes MADSSGRIFYGGNLIHSIDCGCSSLGALVSKRLLENGDSVAFIDAITGATVTFLQLLEHAKRVCGRLEALGIKKGSIVAIVSENRLDFSIAAFASFFRNATVVPLNPNYTETEFNHVLNIIRPSLIFASNKPLSTLGKVNSQHPYIKWFVSLDDQTLSGKDFKLSDWIQESRQVTLKLDPVILKNDVAVMVLSSGTTGHPKAVQLTHHNVMTVLAYMREDPRYTDLPEPVRVLGLLPFFHVYGFMLMMNASCNRYPMVVLPRFEATLFLQSIQEHKVSMANLVPPLLVFLAKNPAVERYDLSSLKTILSGAAPISVDIENQVLKRLPHVESIRAGYGLSEASLGVISKSNFKPGSVGRVHKTCWVKVVDVESGSTLGAHQTGEICIKGPLVMKGYYRNPEATRQTIDSEGWLHTGDTGYFDQDGDFFIVDRIKDLIKYKGFQVAPAELEDILLSHPGIKDAAVIGLPDEACGELPAAFVVLQPDHSSSLSEQEIRVYVAEKLSPQKQLRGGVYFTAEIPKTASGKILRRQLRDQLTRERRQKAKL; translated from the exons ATGGCTGATTCTTCTGGGCGAATCTTTTACGGGGGAAATTTGATCCACAGCATCGATTGTGGCTGCTCTTCACTGGGTGCCTTGGTCTCCAAAAGACTGCTGGAAAATGGCGATTCCGTTGCATTT ATCGATGCCATAACTGGAGCAACGGTAACGTTCCTCCAGCTTTTGGAGCACGCAAAACGTGTTTGTGGACGGCTGGAGGCTTTAGGTATAAAGAAGGGGTCGATCGTTGCGATCGTGAGTGAAAATCGATTAGATTTCTCGATAGCGGCTTTTGCGTCTTTCTTCAGAAATGCCACCGTAGTTCCGCTCAATCCAAATTACACTGAAACGGAATTCAACCATGTACTGAATATTATCAGACCATCTCTGATTTTTGCATCCAATAAGCCGTTGAGCACATTGGGAAAGGTCAACTCTCAGCATCCCTATATTAAATGGTTCGTATCGTTGGATGATCAAACCCTTTCAGGAAAAGATTTTAAGCTGAGCGATTGGATCCAAGAAAGTCGGCAAGTGACTCTGAAACTGGATCCTGTAATTTTGAAGAACGATGTGGCAGTTATGGTTCTTTCATCCGGTACCACAGGTCATCCGAAAGCTGTCCAGCTGACGCATCACAACGTTATGACCGTACTGGCTTATATGCGTGAAGATCCGCGTTACACTGACCTTCCGGAACCGGTTCGTGTGCTTGGGTTGCTCCCATTCTTTCATGTGTACGGATTTATGCTTATGATGAACGCCAGCTGTAATCGTTATCCGATGGTAGTTCTGCCTAGATTCGAAGCTACCCTTTTTCTCCAGAGCATCCAGGAGCACAAAGTATCTATGGCCAATCTAGTACCACCACTGCTTGTGTTCCTGGCCAAAAACCCTGCTGTGGAACGCTACGATCTTAGTTCCTTGAAGACAATCTTGTCTGGAGCCGCTCCGATCAGTGTAGACATCGAGAATCAAGTCCTGAAACGATTACCGCACGTCGAAAGCATACGGGCCGGATATGGTTTAAGTGAAGCATCCCTCGGAGTGATATCGAAGTCCAACTTCAAGCCTGGCAGCGTTGGACGAGTTCACAAAACCTGTTGGGTGAAGGTGGTCGATGTTGAATCCGGAAGTACTCTTGGAGCGCACCAAACGGGAGAAATATGCATCAAAGGACCACTGGTCATGAAGGGCTACTACCGGAATCCGGAGGCAACCCGGCAAACCATTGATTCCGAAGGATGGCTCCATACCGGCGATACGGGTTACTTCGATCAGGATGGAGATTTTTTCATCGTCGATCGCATCAAGGATCTTATCAAGTATAAAGGATTCCAGGTGGCTCCAGCCGAACTCGAGGACATCCTACTGAGCCATCCAGGAATCAAAGACGCGGCCGTCATCGGACTCCCGGATGAGGCCTGTGGAGAGCTCCCGGCGGCTTTCGTCGTACTACAGCCAGACCACTCGTCCAGTCTAAGTGAGCAAGAAATTCGCGTTTACGTTGCCGAAAAACTTTCACCGCAGAAGCAATTGCGTGGCGGCGTTTACTTTACCGCGGAAATTCCCAAAACGGCCAGCGGTAAAATATTGCGGCGCCAGCTCCGGGACCAACTGACTCGGGAACGGCGGCAAAAGGCAAAGTTGTAG